A single region of the Lactobacillus isalae genome encodes:
- the pknB gene encoding Stk1 family PASTA domain-containing Ser/Thr kinase: MEKGHLLGGRYKIISVLGEGGMANVYLAEDIILQRKVAVKVLRLDLQKDPQTIQRFQREALSTSELSHPHIVSILDVGTEGDRHYLVMDYVDGPDLEKYIQQNNPIPLPKVIDIMDQILSAVALAHKHNVIHRDLKPQNILMDKKGNIKIVDFGIAIALNQSTMTQTNTAMGSVHYMSPEQARGSMATKQSDIYSLGIILYKLLTGTVPFTGENAVAVALKHFQEKTPSLRDKNPAIPQALENVVFKATAKDPRDRYKSVLEMKEDLDTCLDPKRKDEPVYQPQHDPSADETIVVPPLEGSVHNKDHEKQEKSEPEEEKKNLLENLKGHKWWWLGAAVAFCVIMIILFFALGRKDMVDIPNLNKMTQTQARNSLTSSGLKVGKISYEYSDTVPKGEVIRTEPPIGSQIKDGQKVNLVISRGAHLVEMPNVIGESYSVARRKLVKLGFTVTKTEEYSTSPKNQVNAQDIEPGQEVNPNKSTVTLLVSKGATSASSPRSRSRRDTIKLRDIVGYSLKGAQDYAKEHHLSLKVEEEDSDDKNDGTVLRQSPEAGSNVSSGSTLVVVVAKAKGQDSSSTSSTSTTTTTVTKSYTINYPANSGQSGSQKTPDHIQVYVSDDDHSINNIYRDMNITSEQSFTVPFKLTKKNGHIKILRNGETILDEDVNK, encoded by the coding sequence ATGGAAAAGGGCCATTTGCTAGGTGGTCGCTATAAAATTATCTCTGTTTTAGGTGAAGGCGGGATGGCTAATGTTTATTTAGCCGAAGATATTATTTTGCAAAGAAAAGTTGCTGTTAAAGTTTTACGACTTGATTTGCAAAAAGATCCTCAGACTATTCAACGTTTCCAAAGAGAGGCACTTTCTACTAGTGAATTAAGTCATCCTCATATTGTTTCTATTCTTGATGTCGGAACCGAGGGAGATCGACATTATCTGGTAATGGATTATGTTGATGGACCTGATTTAGAAAAATATATTCAACAAAATAATCCAATCCCTTTACCTAAAGTTATTGATATCATGGATCAAATTTTGAGTGCTGTAGCATTAGCACACAAACATAATGTGATCCATCGCGACCTAAAACCGCAAAATATTTTAATGGATAAAAAGGGCAATATTAAAATTGTGGATTTTGGTATTGCAATTGCACTTAATCAAAGTACGATGACGCAGACTAATACTGCAATGGGATCTGTTCACTATATGTCCCCTGAACAAGCTCGGGGCAGTATGGCTACTAAGCAGTCTGATATCTATTCTTTAGGAATAATTTTATATAAATTGTTAACTGGGACTGTACCTTTTACCGGAGAAAACGCAGTTGCAGTTGCTTTGAAGCATTTTCAAGAAAAGACGCCGTCTTTAAGAGATAAAAATCCTGCAATTCCGCAAGCTTTGGAAAACGTAGTATTTAAAGCTACGGCAAAGGATCCAAGAGATCGTTATAAGTCTGTCTTAGAAATGAAAGAAGATTTAGATACTTGTTTAGATCCAAAACGAAAAGATGAGCCTGTCTACCAACCTCAACATGATCCTTCAGCAGATGAAACGATTGTTGTGCCGCCACTAGAAGGTAGCGTTCATAATAAGGATCATGAGAAGCAGGAAAAATCAGAGCCTGAAGAAGAAAAAAAGAACCTCTTAGAAAATTTAAAGGGTCATAAATGGTGGTGGCTTGGTGCTGCGGTAGCTTTTTGTGTGATTATGATAATTTTATTTTTTGCTTTAGGCAGAAAAGATATGGTGGATATTCCAAACCTGAATAAAATGACGCAAACGCAAGCACGTAACTCATTAACTTCTTCTGGTTTGAAAGTTGGAAAAATAAGCTATGAATATTCTGATACTGTTCCAAAAGGAGAAGTTATTAGAACAGAGCCACCAATTGGATCGCAAATAAAGGATGGGCAAAAAGTAAATCTTGTTATTTCACGTGGTGCACACCTTGTTGAAATGCCAAATGTGATTGGTGAATCTTATTCAGTTGCAAGAAGGAAACTAGTTAAATTAGGTTTTACGGTAACTAAAACTGAAGAATATTCAACAAGTCCTAAAAATCAGGTTAATGCTCAAGATATTGAACCAGGGCAAGAAGTAAATCCTAATAAGTCAACTGTAACTCTCTTAGTATCAAAAGGTGCTACATCGGCGAGTAGTCCCAGATCAAGATCCCGAAGAGATACAATAAAATTAAGAGATATTGTGGGGTATTCTTTGAAAGGTGCACAGGATTATGCCAAAGAACACCATTTATCACTTAAAGTTGAAGAAGAGGATTCAGACGATAAGAATGATGGAACAGTTTTGCGTCAATCACCGGAAGCAGGCAGTAATGTTAGTTCCGGCTCAACGTTAGTTGTTGTGGTAGCTAAAGCTAAGGGACAAGACTCAAGTAGCACTTCAAGCACTTCTACAACCACAACTACTGTTACTAAGTCATATACTATTAATTATCCAGCAAATTCTGGTCAGAGTGGTTCACAAAAAACACCAGATCATATTCAAGTCTATGTTTCTGATGATGATCATTCAATTAATAATATTTATCGTGATATGAATATTACTTCTGAACAAAGTTTTACTGTTCCTTTTAAATTAACTAAGAAAAATGGTCATATAAAAATTCTTAGAAATGGTGAAACAATTTTAGACGAGGACGTTAATAAATAA
- the fmt gene encoding methionyl-tRNA formyltransferase: protein MSSVIFLGTPNFGSVVLQGLIDQGYDIKAVVTQPDKKVGRKQVVHQSAVKETALKNNLPVYQPAKLSGSDELAELMKIEPDFIVTAAYGQFLPTKFLKSAKIAPVNVHGSLLPKYRGGAPIQYSVLNGDKETGVTIMEMVKKMDAGDIFSQKALPIENDDTSGSLFEKLSILGRDLLLETLPKFIDGTITRTAQDEDKVVFSPNISKEQEQIKLSMTAEEANNLIRALNPDPGAYFMLDGKRFKVWKAMPLAEKTSFPAGTLVTNKKKFVISMANGTELELLEVQPTGKKKMNIKDYLNGQGSHFTSGEKIIDD from the coding sequence ATGTCATCAGTTATTTTTTTAGGAACTCCAAATTTTGGTAGCGTAGTTTTACAAGGATTAATTGATCAAGGATATGATATTAAGGCTGTTGTTACTCAACCTGATAAAAAAGTTGGCCGTAAGCAAGTAGTTCATCAATCAGCTGTTAAAGAAACTGCTTTGAAAAACAATTTACCTGTTTATCAACCAGCTAAATTATCTGGATCAGATGAGTTAGCAGAATTAATGAAGATTGAACCAGATTTTATTGTAACCGCTGCTTATGGACAATTTTTACCAACTAAGTTTTTGAAGTCAGCTAAAATTGCTCCTGTTAATGTTCATGGTTCTCTTTTGCCGAAATATCGTGGTGGTGCTCCAATTCAATACTCTGTTTTAAATGGAGATAAGGAAACTGGGGTTACTATCATGGAAATGGTAAAGAAAATGGATGCCGGAGACATTTTCTCTCAAAAAGCTTTACCAATTGAAAATGATGATACTAGCGGTAGTTTGTTTGAAAAACTAAGTATTTTAGGAAGAGATTTACTTTTAGAAACTTTACCTAAATTTATTGATGGAACAATTACGCGCACTGCTCAAGATGAGGATAAGGTTGTCTTTTCACCAAATATTTCTAAAGAGCAAGAACAAATTAAGTTATCAATGACGGCAGAAGAAGCTAATAACTTAATTCGCGCACTTAATCCAGATCCTGGTGCATACTTTATGCTTGATGGGAAGAGATTTAAGGTTTGGAAGGCGATGCCATTAGCTGAAAAAACTAGTTTTCCAGCTGGTACTTTAGTCACTAATAAGAAAAAATTTGTAATTAGTATGGCGAATGGTACTGAATTAGAGTTACTTGAAGTTCAACCAACTGGTAAAAAGAAAATGAATATTAAAGATTATTTGAATGGTCAAGGAAGTCATTTTACAAGTGGAGAAAAGATAATTGATGATTAA
- a CDS encoding Stp1/IreP family PP2C-type Ser/Thr phosphatase, whose translation MIKTAFASSIGRVRETNQDFVKVFKNQNNIIMGIVCDGMGGHQGGDVASTMAVSHLGHNFEKTDFTDPDLAQKWLTVQLRLENETILSTADRFADLNGMGTTIVLAIAFTEKILIAHLGDSRCYLYGGNEFKQITEDHSLVHELVKMGQITEQQARNHPQKNIITETLGVSSTVNPEFDVLEVHAGDIFLLCTDGLTNSLTDPQIQQILATKNLSLKERCNKLINEANRLGGGDNITVCLLAYVEKDGDK comes from the coding sequence TTGATTAAAACAGCGTTTGCTTCAAGTATTGGTAGAGTCCGAGAAACTAATCAGGACTTTGTAAAGGTATTTAAAAATCAAAATAATATTATTATGGGGATCGTTTGTGACGGCATGGGCGGTCATCAAGGTGGTGACGTTGCTTCAACAATGGCGGTGAGCCATTTAGGTCATAACTTTGAAAAAACAGATTTTACCGATCCTGATCTAGCTCAAAAGTGGCTTACAGTACAATTAAGACTAGAAAATGAGACTATTTTAAGTACAGCAGACCGCTTTGCAGACTTAAATGGAATGGGCACTACGATTGTATTGGCAATCGCGTTTACAGAAAAAATTTTAATTGCTCACCTGGGAGACTCACGTTGCTATTTGTATGGCGGAAATGAATTTAAACAGATTACTGAGGATCATTCTTTGGTTCATGAATTAGTTAAGATGGGGCAAATTACTGAACAACAAGCTAGGAACCATCCTCAAAAAAATATCATTACTGAAACATTGGGCGTTTCAAGCACTGTAAATCCTGAGTTTGATGTGCTTGAAGTACATGCTGGCGATATTTTTCTTCTTTGTACAGATGGATTAACAAATTCGTTAACTGATCCTCAAATTCAACAAATTCTTGCTACTAAAAACTTAAGTTTAAAAGAACGCTGCAATAAGCTAATTAACGAAGCTAATCGTTTAGGCGGCGGAGATAATATTACTGTTTGCTTACTTGCCTACGTAGAAAAGGATGGTGACAAATAG
- the gmk gene encoding guanylate kinase codes for MAHQGLLLVLSGPSGVGKGTVKSAMVKQKAFSFEYSVSMTTRKPRPGEVDGKDYYFVSEDRFQEAIKGNELLEYNEYVGNHYGTPLAPVQKMLKEGKDVLLEIDVNGAKQVRKLMPDGVFIFLTPPDLHELKHRIVNRGTDSDKVIAMRMKQARKEILMMEDYDYAVVNDTVANAVDHIKSIVEAEHVRVPRVINDYRNMVKED; via the coding sequence ATGGCACATCAAGGTTTATTATTAGTTTTATCTGGTCCTTCTGGCGTTGGTAAGGGGACCGTTAAGAGTGCAATGGTTAAGCAAAAAGCTTTTTCATTTGAATATTCTGTTTCAATGACGACACGTAAGCCTCGCCCAGGTGAAGTTGATGGCAAGGATTACTACTTTGTTTCAGAAGATCGTTTTCAAGAAGCAATTAAAGGTAATGAGCTTTTGGAATATAATGAATATGTGGGTAATCATTATGGCACCCCTCTCGCACCTGTACAAAAAATGCTCAAAGAAGGTAAAGATGTTTTACTTGAAATTGATGTCAATGGAGCAAAACAGGTGCGCAAGTTAATGCCAGACGGTGTATTTATCTTTTTGACACCACCAGATTTGCACGAATTAAAACATCGAATTGTTAATCGCGGGACTGATTCTGACAAAGTAATTGCAATGAGAATGAAGCAGGCGCGTAAGGAAATCTTAATGATGGAAGATTATGATTACGCTGTTGTTAATGACACAGTTGCTAATGCAGTTGATCATATTAAGTCTATTGTTGAAGCTGAACACGTGCGTGTACCGCGAGTAATTAATGATTACCGAAACATGGTTAAGGAGGATTAA
- the priA gene encoding primosomal protein N' — MIAQVIVDVAAKQTDRVFEYHIPEELTDVAVGSRVIVPFGRRKVQGFVVGISPTTSFTGKLKDLLVVVDELPPLTPELVALSKTLADKIFAYRITILQSMLPRVMRANYRKILVPLTEQAKSLAIFKGEPLDLNEVSDLQEIIQIKKLIKDNQAKIEYLVENQAKKKQVAAYLLTKTKLEYQKILKEIRKTAKNQRALLENIVEKYNDYPKLGSKIESELGVSSSVLRTAVKKGWLVKKEQEIYRDPLKDFDSDKKKSQVKLNSEQSHALNSIGKSIKEKEAKTFLLEGITGSGKTEVYLHAISIALQQKRNALMLVPEISLTPQMVKQVKERFGNNVAVLHSGLSEGEKYDEWRRIRRGEAQVVVGARSAIFAPLKNIGLIVIDEEHESSYKQNDTPRYHARDVALLRSKFHHCPVVLGSATPSLASRARAQKGRYELLLLTKRANQKSLPKVDLIDLKTVEFAGAQFDLSVPLVDAIKEKIAKKEQVILLLNRRGFASFMLCRNCGFVLKCPNCDISLTLHKDTQQMQCHYCGHKEPIPRKCPNCQSEKIRFLGTGTQKVQEELETLLPEAKILRMDVDTTRRKGSYKKILDSFGNHQADILLGTQMIAKGLDFPNVTLVGVINADTALSLPDFNSSEKTFDLLTQVSGRAGRAEKTGRVMIQTYNPENYAIKLAQDQDYEGFYQKEMQVRFQGNYPPFFYTTLITITSKNEQSAAKEAFVIKRKLMHHLHAPTIILGPTPSSIAKIKNQYYYQILVKYKYEPKLHDLLHQIQDDAQLAQKRGLNIYIDNEPERIM; from the coding sequence ATGATTGCGCAAGTTATTGTAGATGTAGCTGCCAAACAAACTGATCGAGTGTTTGAATATCATATTCCAGAAGAATTGACTGATGTAGCTGTTGGCTCAAGAGTGATCGTTCCTTTTGGACGACGAAAGGTACAAGGATTTGTTGTTGGAATTAGCCCAACAACCTCCTTTACGGGTAAATTAAAAGATTTACTTGTTGTAGTTGATGAGTTGCCACCACTTACACCAGAATTAGTCGCTTTATCCAAGACTTTAGCTGATAAGATTTTTGCGTATCGGATAACTATTCTGCAATCGATGCTGCCAAGAGTAATGAGAGCGAATTATCGCAAAATTTTAGTTCCGCTTACTGAACAAGCAAAGAGTCTTGCTATTTTTAAAGGTGAACCTCTTGATTTAAATGAAGTTTCAGATCTCCAAGAAATTATACAAATCAAAAAATTAATAAAAGATAATCAGGCTAAAATTGAATATCTTGTTGAAAATCAGGCTAAGAAAAAGCAAGTAGCTGCTTATTTATTAACCAAAACCAAGTTAGAATATCAAAAAATTCTGAAAGAGATAAGAAAAACAGCTAAAAATCAACGGGCATTGCTTGAAAATATTGTTGAAAAATATAATGATTATCCTAAGTTAGGGTCAAAAATTGAATCAGAATTAGGTGTTTCTAGTTCTGTCTTGCGAACTGCAGTTAAAAAAGGCTGGCTTGTAAAAAAAGAACAGGAAATTTATCGGGATCCCTTAAAAGATTTTGATTCCGATAAGAAGAAAAGCCAGGTTAAGTTAAATTCAGAACAGTCGCATGCTCTAAATTCAATTGGAAAAAGCATCAAAGAAAAAGAAGCAAAAACTTTTCTTCTTGAAGGAATTACCGGTAGCGGCAAGACAGAAGTGTATCTTCATGCCATCAGTATTGCTCTTCAGCAGAAGCGAAATGCTTTGATGTTAGTTCCAGAAATTTCTTTAACTCCGCAAATGGTGAAGCAAGTAAAGGAACGCTTTGGTAATAATGTTGCAGTTTTACATAGTGGTCTATCTGAAGGTGAAAAATATGATGAGTGGCGCAGAATTCGTCGCGGAGAAGCTCAAGTTGTAGTAGGAGCTAGAAGTGCAATTTTTGCGCCCTTAAAAAACATTGGCTTAATAGTAATAGATGAGGAACACGAATCTTCATATAAGCAAAATGATACTCCTCGTTATCATGCTAGAGATGTTGCTTTATTAAGAAGTAAGTTTCATCATTGCCCAGTAGTTTTGGGGAGTGCAACGCCTTCTTTAGCAAGCCGTGCGCGTGCACAAAAGGGGAGATATGAGTTACTGCTGTTAACTAAACGTGCTAATCAAAAATCTCTTCCTAAGGTCGATTTAATTGATTTAAAGACAGTTGAATTTGCTGGTGCACAATTTGATTTATCAGTTCCATTAGTTGATGCAATTAAAGAGAAGATAGCAAAAAAAGAGCAAGTCATTTTATTGCTTAACAGGCGCGGTTTTGCTAGTTTTATGCTTTGCCGTAATTGTGGTTTTGTCTTAAAATGTCCGAATTGCGATATTTCTTTGACCCTTCATAAAGATACTCAACAAATGCAGTGCCATTATTGCGGACATAAAGAACCAATTCCAAGAAAATGTCCAAATTGTCAAAGCGAAAAAATAAGATTTTTAGGTACTGGAACGCAAAAAGTACAAGAAGAGCTTGAAACTTTACTTCCAGAAGCTAAAATTTTGAGAATGGATGTTGATACAACAAGGCGCAAGGGTAGCTATAAGAAGATTTTAGATAGTTTTGGCAATCATCAAGCTGATATTTTGTTAGGAACGCAAATGATTGCTAAGGGGCTAGATTTTCCAAATGTAACTTTAGTTGGTGTAATTAATGCTGATACCGCCCTTTCTCTTCCAGATTTTAATTCTTCAGAAAAAACTTTCGATTTACTAACGCAAGTATCAGGAAGAGCTGGAAGAGCAGAAAAGACTGGTAGAGTTATGATTCAAACTTATAATCCTGAAAATTATGCAATAAAACTTGCTCAAGACCAGGATTATGAAGGATTTTATCAAAAAGAAATGCAGGTTAGATTTCAAGGAAACTATCCGCCATTTTTCTACACTACATTAATTACAATTACGTCAAAAAATGAACAATCAGCTGCCAAAGAAGCATTTGTAATAAAGAGAAAACTAATGCATCATTTGCATGCTCCAACAATTATTTTAGGACCAACGCCAAGCAGTATAGCTAAAATTAAAAATCAATATTATTATCAAATCTTGGTAAAATATAAGTATGAGCCAAAATTGCATGATTTGCTTCATCAAATCCAAGATGATGCACAATTAGCGCAAAAACGTGGTTTGAATATCTATATTGATAATGAACCAGAAAGAATTATGTAA
- a CDS encoding TlyA family RNA methyltransferase has translation MVKKRADVLLFEQGLFNSRSQAQRAIMAGLVNDHNHQRIDKSGEKFPEDEIFHIKDDGKKYVSRGGFKLEKALQVFDINLKDKICLDIGASTGGFTDVALQNGAKLVYALDVGYNQLAWKLRDNPQVVVMEKQNFRYSKPADFTDGLPDFAMTDVSFISLDLIMPPMYEILKDKCDAVCLIKPQFEAGPENVGKHGIVHDHEVHASVIKHTMQMAQKIGFNILGVDYSPIKGGKGNIEFLIHLGKDLENPGQDLWKGNPVDVVQRAVNGL, from the coding sequence ATGGTTAAAAAGCGTGCAGATGTTTTATTGTTTGAACAAGGTCTTTTTAATTCTCGTAGTCAAGCACAACGAGCTATTATGGCTGGATTAGTTAACGATCACAACCATCAAAGAATCGATAAGAGTGGCGAAAAATTTCCAGAAGATGAAATATTTCACATTAAAGATGATGGTAAGAAGTATGTTTCTCGTGGCGGTTTTAAATTAGAAAAGGCATTACAAGTCTTCGATATTAATTTAAAAGATAAAATTTGTTTAGATATTGGTGCTTCAACGGGTGGATTTACTGATGTTGCTTTGCAAAATGGCGCTAAATTAGTCTATGCCTTGGATGTGGGCTATAATCAGCTTGCTTGGAAATTACGTGACAATCCGCAAGTTGTAGTGATGGAAAAACAAAATTTCCGCTATAGTAAACCAGCCGATTTTACTGATGGTTTACCTGATTTTGCGATGACAGATGTTTCCTTTATTTCATTAGATCTTATTATGCCGCCAATGTATGAAATTCTAAAAGATAAGTGTGACGCTGTATGTTTGATTAAGCCGCAGTTTGAAGCTGGCCCTGAAAATGTTGGTAAGCATGGTATTGTTCATGACCACGAAGTCCATGCAAGTGTTATTAAACATACAATGCAGATGGCTCAAAAAATTGGGTTTAATATTTTAGGAGTAGATTATTCACCAATTAAAGGCGGCAAAGGAAATATTGAATTTTTGATTCATTTAGGTAAAGACCTGGAAAATCCAGGTCAAGACTTATGGAAAGGCAATCCAGTAGACGTAGTTCAACGTGCAGTTAATGGTCTTTAG
- the rpoZ gene encoding DNA-directed RNA polymerase subunit omega gives MKITYPSIDKLLSRVNSRYSLSVLAAKRAHEIQAGAPLALKHYKSDKAVGEALEEIAAGKVTIDPEHREDIG, from the coding sequence ATGAAAATTACATACCCATCTATTGATAAATTGCTGTCTCGAGTAAACTCTCGTTATTCTCTTTCAGTTTTAGCTGCTAAAAGAGCTCATGAGATTCAAGCAGGTGCTCCATTAGCTTTAAAGCATTATAAGTCTGATAAAGCAGTGGGCGAAGCACTTGAAGAAATTGCTGCTGGTAAAGTTACAATTGACCCTGAACATCGTGAAGATATTGGCTAG
- the recN gene encoding DNA repair protein RecN gives MLVELDIKNFAIIKTLKVRFQEKMTVLIGETGAGKSIIIDAVSLLLGSRAQSEMIRSGEEKAVITGLFVLSEQKEIIESLCEKYGLPFEDDQLIISRELTHKGRNVVRINGQLTTINVLREIGKNLVDIHGQNDQQILMDQDRQIDLIDNYAKPEFKEELQSYTADFEKWRHLTSQLRKLREDAQEIAQKQDILEFQNNELESADLTDPNEDEKLEEEFNELNNYQKIADTANYFMQLYDDDEHGLATLLGDAQNAAEDLSNYGKKFENFATSFNDGIYSLNDARSELSSLMDQMDFDEERYQYVSSRLDTLNTLKKKYGPTLEDVFKFAQKVKSELGKFETGDLDEEKIQKELAIVEKSLSQKAQKLHVQREKIARDLEAKIKKELADLYMEKARFSIRINETNSFTKLGTDEVIFMIAPNPGESLMPLVKIVSGGEQSRLILALKAIFSRVEPVGTMIFDEIDTGVSGRVSAAIGKKMHAIGQEKQVITITHSPQVAAAGDQRYSVVKQVKDGATYTQVGPLTQEEAITAIAQMMAGSDVTDAAKRNAADLMESFKK, from the coding sequence ATGTTAGTTGAATTAGATATTAAAAACTTTGCAATTATTAAAACGCTAAAAGTCCGTTTTCAGGAAAAAATGACCGTTTTAATTGGGGAAACGGGTGCTGGAAAATCAATTATTATTGATGCTGTTTCACTTTTATTAGGTAGCCGGGCGCAAAGTGAAATGATCCGTTCGGGTGAAGAAAAAGCAGTGATCACAGGCTTATTTGTATTAAGCGAACAAAAGGAAATCATTGAAAGCTTGTGTGAGAAATACGGACTTCCTTTTGAAGATGATCAATTAATAATTAGTCGTGAATTGACACATAAGGGAAGAAACGTCGTTAGAATTAACGGGCAGCTAACTACGATTAACGTTTTACGCGAAATTGGTAAAAACTTAGTTGATATTCATGGTCAAAACGATCAGCAAATTCTAATGGATCAAGATCGACAAATCGATTTAATTGATAATTATGCTAAGCCTGAATTTAAAGAAGAACTGCAAAGTTATACAGCTGATTTTGAAAAATGGCGGCATCTTACTTCACAATTACGTAAACTAAGAGAAGATGCACAGGAGATTGCTCAAAAGCAAGATATTTTAGAATTTCAAAATAATGAACTCGAAAGCGCAGACCTAACTGATCCAAATGAAGATGAAAAATTGGAAGAAGAGTTTAATGAGCTAAATAATTATCAAAAAATTGCAGATACAGCCAATTATTTTATGCAGCTGTACGACGATGATGAACATGGCTTGGCTACTTTACTTGGGGATGCTCAAAATGCGGCAGAGGACTTAAGTAATTATGGTAAAAAGTTTGAAAATTTTGCGACTAGCTTTAACGACGGAATTTATTCTTTAAATGATGCTCGTAGTGAATTATCTTCTTTAATGGATCAAATGGATTTTGATGAAGAACGCTATCAATATGTTTCGAGTCGTCTAGATACTTTGAATACTCTTAAAAAGAAGTATGGCCCAACTTTAGAAGATGTCTTTAAATTTGCTCAAAAAGTTAAAAGTGAGTTAGGTAAATTTGAAACCGGTGATTTGGACGAAGAAAAGATTCAGAAAGAATTAGCAATTGTTGAAAAGAGCCTTAGTCAAAAGGCTCAAAAATTGCATGTTCAAAGAGAAAAAATTGCTCGTGATCTTGAAGCGAAAATCAAAAAAGAATTAGCCGACCTATATATGGAAAAAGCGCGCTTTTCTATTCGAATTAATGAAACTAATTCATTTACTAAACTTGGAACCGATGAAGTTATTTTTATGATTGCACCTAACCCTGGTGAGTCATTAATGCCTCTAGTTAAAATTGTATCTGGAGGGGAACAGTCTAGATTGATTTTAGCTTTGAAGGCAATCTTTAGTAGAGTAGAGCCTGTTGGAACGATGATCTTTGATGAAATTGATACTGGTGTTTCTGGTCGAGTTTCTGCAGCTATTGGTAAGAAAATGCACGCGATTGGGCAAGAAAAGCAAGTTATTACTATTACTCACTCGCCGCAAGTTGCTGCTGCTGGAGATCAACGGTATTCAGTTGTGAAACAAGTTAAAGATGGAGCTACTTATACTCAAGTAGGTCCGCTTACTCAAGAAGAAGCAATTACTGCAATTGCGCAAATGATGGCAGGATCAGATGTGACAGATGCGGCAAAAAGAAATGCTGCTGACCTGATGGAGAGCTTTAAAAAATAA
- the rsmB gene encoding 16S rRNA (cytosine(967)-C(5))-methyltransferase RsmB has translation MINARTVALETLIKVFNQKSYSNIALNNELMKHDLKPADKALATRIVYGTIQYKIFLEYQLKPLIKTKLREKFLMPLLLMSAYQYFFLEKVPANTIFDEANKLAKQYGKKNSGSYKLVNGILRALERRGKILPATDDIVDYLSIKESFPKWLVEYLLDHFGEEKTTEILEQSNQPAANSIRMTVKEADFEKIKKALKKDDFEFEESSLTAHNLNLNKGGVAQTDLFKSGKITIQDAAASLAVDAFDFKGDEQVLDACSAPGGKTVQIAENLTTGSVVALDIHENKLKLVQNAAKRLHVSDKVKTKSLDARKAKDYFGAGQFDKILVDAPCSGLGLIRRKPEIRYEKSLSDIKNLAKIQLAILENVKDLLSTGGELIYSTCTISYEEDEGVIKQFLKLHPDFELLPVQVGKLPKQEMVRIFPSDDGSDGFFIAKLKKRG, from the coding sequence ATGATTAATGCAAGAACAGTTGCTTTAGAAACTTTGATCAAGGTTTTTAATCAAAAAAGCTATTCTAATATTGCTTTGAATAATGAATTGATGAAACATGATTTAAAGCCAGCTGATAAGGCTTTGGCTACAAGAATTGTTTATGGAACAATTCAATATAAAATATTTTTGGAATACCAATTAAAACCACTGATTAAAACAAAATTGCGTGAGAAGTTTTTAATGCCACTACTTTTAATGTCCGCATATCAATATTTTTTTCTGGAAAAAGTGCCTGCAAATACAATTTTTGACGAAGCTAATAAGCTTGCTAAACAATATGGAAAGAAAAATAGTGGCAGTTATAAGTTAGTCAACGGAATCTTACGTGCGTTAGAGCGGCGAGGAAAGATTCTTCCAGCTACTGATGATATAGTTGATTATTTGAGCATTAAGGAAAGCTTTCCTAAATGGCTAGTTGAATACTTATTGGATCATTTTGGTGAAGAAAAAACCACGGAAATCTTAGAACAGAGTAATCAACCAGCAGCTAATTCAATTAGAATGACTGTAAAGGAAGCAGATTTTGAAAAAATCAAAAAAGCTTTAAAAAAAGATGATTTTGAATTTGAAGAATCTAGCTTAACAGCTCATAATTTGAATTTAAATAAAGGCGGAGTAGCTCAGACAGATCTATTTAAGAGCGGGAAAATCACCATCCAAGATGCTGCTGCTTCGCTTGCAGTTGATGCTTTTGATTTTAAGGGAGATGAGCAGGTATTAGATGCTTGTAGTGCTCCTGGTGGAAAGACAGTTCAAATTGCGGAGAATTTAACAACTGGTAGTGTAGTTGCCTTAGACATTCATGAAAACAAGTTAAAACTTGTACAAAATGCAGCCAAGAGACTTCATGTTAGTGATAAAGTAAAAACAAAGTCCTTAGATGCGAGAAAGGCAAAAGATTATTTTGGTGCTGGACAATTTGATAAAATTCTAGTAGATGCACCTTGTTCTGGCCTGGGCTTGATTAGACGAAAGCCAGAAATTAGATATGAAAAGTCATTGAGCGATATTAAAAATTTAGCTAAAATTCAGTTAGCTATTTTAGAAAATGTGAAAGATCTGTTATCTACAGGCGGAGAGCTGATTTATTCAACTTGTACAATTAGCTATGAAGAAGATGAGGGAGTAATTAAGCAATTTTTGAAATTGCATCCTGATTTTGAGCTTTTACCAGTTCAAGTGGGAAAACTCCCTAAACAAGAAATGGTACGTATTTTTCCAAGCGATGACGGCAGTGATGGATTTTTTATTGCAAAATTGAAAAAACGAGGGTAA